From Anopheles arabiensis isolate DONGOLA chromosome 3, AaraD3, whole genome shotgun sequence, a single genomic window includes:
- the LOC120900449 gene encoding CDK-activating kinase assembly factor MAT1, with product MDDQVCPRCKTTKYRNPSLKLMVNVCGHTLCESCVELLFLKGSGSCPECNVALRRSNFRVQLFEDSNVDKEVQIRKRILKDFNKKEDDFGSLDEYNDYLEMIEELVFNLCNNIDIINTNKRIEQYKRDNRDVIMKNKLKLSKDELELEQIVEYEKEQFDQRRKELAMIEAENRKQKTKNKEELIDSLMASYEDASAIVDKFTQKAEQSQIQLPKPVAPPPVAKHTHFSSGIATGFQGQHGFLAVPKLEEGPLYVYEPQGFETDGPAPPSLEEVINNGYIRHIRLENLAEKAGGFQTNISCLRAIQEALAGLYHEM from the exons ATGGATGATCAGGTCTGTCCGCGATGCAAAACCACCAAATACCGCAACCCGTCGCTCAAGCTGATGGTGAACGTGTGCGGCCACACGCTGTGCGAGAGCTGCGTCGAGCTGCTGTTTCTCAAAGGGTCCGGCTCCTGTCCGGAGTGCAATGTGGCCCTGCGCCGGAGCAACTTCCGCGTGCAGCTGTTCGAGGACTCGAACGTCGACAAGGAGGTGCAGATACGCAAACGCATCCTGAAGGATTTCAACAAAAAGGAGGACGACTTCGGCTCGCTGGACGAGTACAACGACTATCTGGAGATGATCGAGGAGCTGGTGTTTAATCTGTGCAACAACATCGACATCATCAACACGAACAAGCGCATTGAGCAGTACAAGCGGGACAACCGGGACGTGATCATGAAGAACAAGCTGAAGCTGAGCAAGGACGAACTGGAGCTGGAGCAGATCGTGGAGTACGAGAAGGAGCAGTTCGACCAGCGGCGGAAGGAGCTGGCGATGATTGAGGCGGAAAACCGGAAGCAGAAGACGAAAAACAAGGAAGAGCTGATCGATTCGCTGATGGCAAGCTACGAGGATGCGAGCGCGATCGTGGACAAGTTCACGCAGAAGGCGGAACAGTCCCAGATACAGCTGCCGAAACCGGTCGCACCGCCACCGGTCGCCAAGCATACACACTTCTCGTCCGGCATTGCGACCGGTTTCCAGGGTCAGCACGGTTTCCTGGCCGTGCCGAAGCTGGAGGAGGGCCCGCTGTACGTGTACGAACCGCAAGGCTTTGAAACGGATGGACCGGCGCCGCCCTCGCTGGAGGAGGTGATCAACAACGGCTACATCAGGCACATACG ACTTGAAAATTTGGCAGAGAAAGCGGGAGGATTCCAAACGAACATTTCCTGCCTGCGAGCTATTCAGGAAGCGTTGGCCGGATTATATCACG aaaTGTAA
- the LOC120900450 gene encoding uncharacterized protein LOC120900450 — MFRNRVSVVRRAKNASKPSSSGSIQSPLSSTNEGGATGDGPNSLPVELEQSGFSRASELVTPASPSSSSSVVADESIVMMEHGKLVEGICIDETAFTLDDSGEIRENELRLTVEDDNDVTKDLDFSRTSPALFSMTSPKRARMMLEIQRSIDRNRSAMTGPVSSSTPFLMPAVEGLGFGSSLKTTTQSEVSPAALRCSVDETPVPQNQQQLCQQEGQRTPWSGRSAGSQSKQAGALKRQSIAGAIDDLNEMTEELIDFIKGFEEKYSTAIH, encoded by the coding sequence ATGTTCCGGAATCGAGTATCGGTCGTACGGCGAGCAAAAAATGCCTCCaaacccagcagcagcggcagcattcAATCGCCGCTGAGCTCAACCAATGAGGGAGGTGCGACAGGCGATGGCCCGAACAGTCTGCCGGTAGAACTAGAACAATCGGGCTTCAGTCGTGCAAGTGAGCTAGTGACACCTgcctcaccatcatcatcatcgtcagtaGTGGCAGACGAATCGATCGTGATGATGGAACATGGCAAACTGGTCGAAGGCATTTGCATCGACGAAACGGCCTTTACGCTGGACGATAGTGGTGAAATTCGGGAGAACGAGCTGCGGCTAACGGTGGAAGATGATAACGATGTTACGAAGGATCTAGATTTTAGCCGTACATCGCCCGCCCTGTTTTCGATGACCTCACCCAAGCGTGCCAGGATGATGCTGGAGATACAGCGGTCGATCGATCGGAACCGATCCGCCATGACCGGTCCGGTTAGCAGCTCAACGCCTTTTTTGATGCCGGCGGTGGAAGGTTTGGGATTCGGTAGCTCGCTGAAGACGACAACGCAGTCAGAGGTTTCACCGGCCGCTTTGCGGTGCAGTGTGGATGAAACACCTGTGCCACAGAATCAACAGCAACTGTGTCAGCAGGAGGGACAGCGAACGCCGTGGAGTGGCCGCTCGGCTGGAAGCCAGTCGAAGCAGGCGGGTGCTTTGAAGCGCCAATCGATTGCCGGTGCGATAGACGATCTGAACGAGATGACGGAGGAGCTAATCGATTTTATCAAGGGCTTCGAGGAGAAGTACTCCACTGCAATCCATTAA
- the LOC120900451 gene encoding prohormone-3 isoform X2 codes for MKSPALWMAIGAILLLGGSVNAWGGLFNRFSPEMLANMGYGSHGGSYRPQSFLQNEILDEEQQSPRYEPDPCYPRACSANEYCCPGFICVAVDDVRGMCMPLYGRKYGELCRHDSDCESGLVCDISALSGASVCRPPTIVAKQYGEDCITSSDCDITRGLCCQVQRRHRQVPRKVCSYFKDPLLCVGTVAADQVKHQIEHTAGEKRIIYNKH; via the exons ATGAAATCTCCTGCCCTGTGGATGGCCATCGGTGCGATTCTACTCCTCGGCGGAAGTGTGAACGCATGGGGCGGACTGTTCAATAGGTTCTCACCGGAAATGCTAGCAAATATGGGCTACGGCAGTCATGGAGGATCCTACCGGCCACAATCGTTCCTACAG AACGAAATCCTGGACGAAGAACAGCAAAGCCCACGCTACGAGCCGGATCCGTGCTATCCCCGGGCGTGCTCCGCCAACGAGTACTGCTGTCCCGGATTTATCTGTGTAGCCGTGGACGATG TCAGGGGAATGTGCATGCCACTGTACGGACGGAAGTATGGCGAGCTGTGCCGGCACGATTCGGACTGCGAGTCGGGGCTGGTGTGCGACATTTCCGCGCTGAGCGGTGCCAGCGTTTGCCGACCGCCAACCATCGTGGCCAAGCAGTACGGCGAAGATTGCATCACGTCCAGTGACTGTGATATTACGCG CGGACTATGCTGTCAGGTGCAGAGAAGACATCGACAAGTGCCTCGTAAG GTATGCTCGTACTTCAAAGATCCTCTGCTCTGCGTTGGAACGGTTGCTGCCGATCAG GTAAAACACCAGATCGAGCATACTGCAGGTGAGAAGCGCATCATCTACAACAAGCACTAA
- the LOC120900451 gene encoding ITG-like peptide isoform X1 has product MKSPALWMAIGAILLLGGSVNAWGGLFNRFSPEMLANMGYGSHGGSYRPQSFLQNEILDEEQQSPRYEPDPCYPRACSANEYCCPGFICVAVDDVSPISVRGMCMPLYGRKYGELCRHDSDCESGLVCDISALSGASVCRPPTIVAKQYGEDCITSSDCDITRGLCCQVQRRHRQVPRKVCSYFKDPLLCVGTVAADQVKHQIEHTAGEKRIIYNKH; this is encoded by the exons ATGAAATCTCCTGCCCTGTGGATGGCCATCGGTGCGATTCTACTCCTCGGCGGAAGTGTGAACGCATGGGGCGGACTGTTCAATAGGTTCTCACCGGAAATGCTAGCAAATATGGGCTACGGCAGTCATGGAGGATCCTACCGGCCACAATCGTTCCTACAG AACGAAATCCTGGACGAAGAACAGCAAAGCCCACGCTACGAGCCGGATCCGTGCTATCCCCGGGCGTGCTCCGCCAACGAGTACTGCTGTCCCGGATTTATCTGTGTAGCCGTGGACGATG TTTCGCCAATTTCAGTCAGGGGAATGTGCATGCCACTGTACGGACGGAAGTATGGCGAGCTGTGCCGGCACGATTCGGACTGCGAGTCGGGGCTGGTGTGCGACATTTCCGCGCTGAGCGGTGCCAGCGTTTGCCGACCGCCAACCATCGTGGCCAAGCAGTACGGCGAAGATTGCATCACGTCCAGTGACTGTGATATTACGCG CGGACTATGCTGTCAGGTGCAGAGAAGACATCGACAAGTGCCTCGTAAG GTATGCTCGTACTTCAAAGATCCTCTGCTCTGCGTTGGAACGGTTGCTGCCGATCAG GTAAAACACCAGATCGAGCATACTGCAGGTGAGAAGCGCATCATCTACAACAAGCACTAA